ACGAGTGGGAATCACCGTGGCGACCCAACATAGAAGCAAAGATGGCGGCATCCTGGGGGCTGGCAGCAACGGCAACTTTGGTTGTCGGGAAATACATGCCGGTGCCGCTCCCGTCAAAATTCAGTGCCATTGCCATGTCTGTATGCACGGCGATGGCTGTGTATCGTGGGACGCAGGCTTGGCATCGCTATGTTGATAAGACACGCATGGGAAATTACGGCATAGAGTTCATCACCATTCCTGAGTTGATGGACAAGACAGCGTTGGCGACCAAAAAATCATCCGTGTGGCTTGGTACGGGTTTTGACTGGACGGATGTCGAAGCACAAAAGATGCACGCGATGCTTGCCCAAGGCGTTGCTCAGACTATTGGCAAGATCACCAACGAGCATCACTTGAACGGTGAATACTGGATACACGGGCTGGATAAAGAGACTGATCGGTTTATGGAGGTAGCTAATCTGGTCGGACATACCTTGCTGGTCGGAACGACGCGGGTGGGTAAAACCAGAATGATGGAGCTACTGATTGGTCAGGCGATCATGCGTGGCGAAACCGTCATCATCATCGACCCGAAAGGGGATCATGCCTTGGCGGAAAATGCCAGGAAGATATGTGCAGCAATGGGATGCCCGGAGCGTTTCGTGTATTTCCATCCCGCCCACCCGGAGAAGTCCACGCCCATCGACCCGATGCGCAACTGGAATCGCCGAACTGAACTTGCCAGCCGGGTTGCTGCCCTGATTCCATCGGAAACGGGCGCAGACCCGTTTGCGGCGTTTGGCTGGAAAGTACTGAACGATATTGTGAATGGTCTGGTGGCAACCGGCGAAAGCCCCAATCTGGTGCACTTGAAGCGTTACATAGAAGGTGGCGCGGACAACCTGTTGCTAAACACATTGCGCCATCACTTCATCGACAAGGTGGCGGATTGGGAATCGCGCTCCAGCGGGTTTGTGAAAAAAAATCGTGACCGGATACTGGAAGCCTATATCGAATTTTACAAGCAGATCGTCATCCATGAAGCGCAGTCATCAGACTTGGATGGCCTGATTTCCACCTTTGAACATAACCGTGACCACTTCCAAAAGATGGTTGCATCGCTCATTCCGATTCTGTCCATGCTGACATCGGATCCGCTGTCCGAGCTTTTGTCGCCCGAAGCCAAAATTGGCGATCAGAAACACGCGACCGACATGGCGAAGATCATCAACAACAACCAAGTGCTTTATCTCGGCCTCGATAGTTTGGCGGATGGCACTGTCGGGAGTTCTATAGGTTCAATTATGCTGGCTGACCTGACCGCCGTGGCCGGTGATCGCTATAACTACGGCATCAACTCAAACAAGCCGGTTAATCTCTTCATCGACGAAGCCGCAGAGGTCATCAATCAACCCACCATCCAGCTTATGAACAAAGGGGGCGGAGCGCTGTTTCGAGTGACGATTGCAACACAGACCTTCGCGGACTTTCCTGCGCGGCTCGGTGATGAGAACAAGG
Above is a window of Gallionella capsiferriformans ES-2 DNA encoding:
- the traD gene encoding conjugative transfer system coupling protein TraD (Members of this protein family are the putative conjugative coupling factor, TraD, as the term is used for the SXT and TOL plasmid systems.) gives rise to the protein MKAFYEWESPWRPNIEAKMAASWGLAATATLVVGKYMPVPLPSKFSAIAMSVCTAMAVYRGTQAWHRYVDKTRMGNYGIEFITIPELMDKTALATKKSSVWLGTGFDWTDVEAQKMHAMLAQGVAQTIGKITNEHHLNGEYWIHGLDKETDRFMEVANLVGHTLLVGTTRVGKTRMMELLIGQAIMRGETVIIIDPKGDHALAENARKICAAMGCPERFVYFHPAHPEKSTPIDPMRNWNRRTELASRVAALIPSETGADPFAAFGWKVLNDIVNGLVATGESPNLVHLKRYIEGGADNLLLNTLRHHFIDKVADWESRSSGFVKKNRDRILEAYIEFYKQIVIHEAQSSDLDGLISTFEHNRDHFQKMVASLIPILSMLTSDPLSELLSPEAKIGDQKHATDMAKIINNNQVLYLGLDSLADGTVGSSIGSIMLADLTAVAGDRYNYGINSNKPVNLFIDEAAEVINQPTIQLMNKGGGALFRVTIATQTFADFPARLGDENKARQVLANVNNQIILRVIDAETQQYIADSLPKIKAKSLNLRYGHGVDAHVQDEYQASYQESVIEEEAEIFPAAMLGRLPPLHFIAKMSGGRIIKGRIPILKD